A window from Podospora bellae-mahoneyi strain CBS 112042 chromosome 1 map unlocalized CBS112042p_1, whole genome shotgun sequence encodes these proteins:
- the CHC1 gene encoding Clathrin heavy chain (EggNog:ENOG503NWB5; BUSCO:EOG092602BZ; COG:U) has translation MAAPNLPIKFQELLQLSSLGVGPTAITFNTCTLESDSYICIRDKKDEASSPEVIIVDLKNGNNVIRRPIKADSAIMHWTRQVIALKAQSRTLQIFDLEQKQKLKSTQMSEDVAFWKWISETTLGLVTETSVYHWDVFDPTQAAPVKVFDRHSNLTNNQIINYRTSADGKWMAVVGISQQQGRVVGAMQLYSKDRGITQAIEGHAAAFGTIRLDGAPEDTKLFTFAVRTASGAKLHIVEIDHPETNPVFQKKAVDVFFPPEAGSDFPVALQVSQKYGIIYLITKYGFIHLYDLETATCIFMNRISGETIFTACGDSSSTGVVGINRKGQVLFVSADENKIVPYVLESHGTELALKLASRAGLPGADNLYQQRFEQLFSNGSYQEAAKVAANSPRGFLRTPQTIERFKRLPQQPGSMSHILQYFGMLLDKGALNQHETLELAQPVLAQNRKQLLAKWLEENKLECSEQLGDMVRPHDMPMALSIYLKGNVPNKVVAGFAELGQFDKILPYCTQTGYQPDFIQLLHHIVRVNPEKGAEFATALANNEGGSLVDLERVVDIFQSQGMVQQATAFLLDALKDNKPEQGHLQTRLLEMNLLNAPQVADAILGNDMFSHFDKAQIAKLCEQAGLFQKALELYEDPAAIKRVVVGIAGAPNFNPEWLIEYFGRLSVEQSIDCLDAMLKHNIRQNLQSVVQIATKYAELLGPQRLIDLLEKYKTAEGLYYFLGSIVNVTDDSEVVFKYIEAATKTGQIREVERICRDNSVYNPEKVKNFLKEAKLSEMLPLMVVCDRFNFVHDLVLYLYQHQQFKSIEVYVQQVNPSRTPGVIGGLLDVDCDENIIKNLLSTVNPVSIPIDELVQEVETRNRLKLLLPFLEATLAAGNQQQAVFNALAKIYIDSNNNPEKFLKENDQYDTLTVGKYCEKRDPNLAYIAYSKGQNDLELVNITNENAMYKAQARYLLERGDNDLWMFVLSENNLHRRSVVDQVISTAVPESTDPAKVSLAVQCFLSADLPAELIELLEKIVLEPSPFSDNPNLQNLLMFTAAKADKARVMDYIHRLDNFSADEISNVCIEVGLFEEAFEVFKKIDNKEAAVNVLVEHVVSIDRAQAYAEEVDIPQVWSRVAKAQLDGLRVSDSIESYIKAEDPKNYEEVIEIAVAAGKNEELIKYLRMARKTLRESAIDTALAFCYARLDQLAELEDFLRATNVANIEESGDKAYAEGFFEAAKIFYTSISNWAKLATTLVHLEDYQAAVDCARKANNIKVWREVHEACVGKKEFRLAQICGLNLIVDAEQLQALVKQYEREGYFDELISLLEQGLGLERAHMGMFTELGIALSKYHPERLMEHLKLFWSRMNLPKMIRACEEANLWPELVFCYYHYDEFDNAALAVMERPENSWEHQQFKEITVKVANLEIYYKAINFYLEQHPSLLTDLLQVLTPRIDVNRVVRMFQKSDNLPLIKPFLLNVQSQNKRTVNDAINDLLIEEEDYKTLRDSVENYDNYDAVELAGRLEKHDLVFFRQIAANIYRKNKRWEKSINLSKQDKLWKDAIETAAISGKADVVEELLRYFVDIGNRECYVGMLYACYDLIRPDLILELSWRHGLHDFTMPYMINLLCQQTKELAALKADNEARKAKEAAEKTEDDNTPILGMNRLMITAGPAQGRASPASFGGQTNGFAPQPTGFGF, from the exons ATGGCCGCGCCTAATTTACCCATCAAATTCCAGGAGCTGCTCCAGCTCAGCAGCCTGGGTGTTGGGCCAACTGCTATCACATTCAACACTTGC ACATTAGAATCAGACTCGTACATCTGCATCCGAGATAAGAAGGACGAAGCCTCTTCCCCCGAAGTCATCATCGTCGACCTCAAGAATGGCAACAATGTCATTCGCCGGCCCATCAAGGCCGACAGCGCCATCATGCACTGGACGCGTCAGGTCATCGCCCTCAAGGCCCAATCGCGAACACTGCAGATCTTCGACCtcgagcagaagcagaagctcAAGTCGACCCAGATGAGCGAGGACGTGGCCTTCTGGAAGTGGATCAGCGAGACCACGCTTGGCTTGGTGACAGAGACATCCGTCTATCATTGGGATGTTTTTGATCCGACCCAGGCGGCACCTGTCAAGGTGTTTGACCGCCACAGCAACCTCACAAATAACCAGATCATCAACTATCGGACGAGCGCTGATGGAAAGTGGATGGCCGTCGTTGGCATTTCGCAGCAACAAGGCCGCGTTGTTGGAGCCATGCAACTGTATTCGAAAGACCGCGGCATTACCCAGGCCATTGAAGGCCATGCCGCTGCCTTTGGCACTATTCGTCTCGACGGTGCCCCCGAGGACACCAAGCTGTTCACCTTCGCCGTGCGGACCGCCTCCGGAGCCAAACTTCACATCGTGGAAATTGACCACCCGGAAACGAATCCTGTCTTCCAGAAGAAGGCAGTAGATGTGTTCTTCCCGCCAGAGGCCGGCAGTGACTTCCCCGTTGCGCTTCAAGTGTCACAGAAGTATGGTATCATTTATTTGATCACCAAATACGGATTCATTCATCTCTACGACCTCGAAACTGCTACATGTATCTTCATGAACCGCATCTCGGGTGAGACCATCTTTACAGCTTGTGGCGACAGCAGTTCGACTGGTGTCGTCGGTATCAATCGCAAGGGTCAGGTACTCTTCGTTAGCGCCGATGAAAACAAGATCGTACCCTATGTGTTGGAAAGCCACGGCACCGAGCTGGCCCTCAAGCTGGCGTCGCGTGCTGGTCTTCCCGGTGCTGACAACCTCTATCAGCAACGGTTCGAGCAGCTGTTCAGCAACGGAAGCTACCAGGAGGCTGCTAAGGTCGCCGCCAACTCGCCCCGTGGTTTCCTGCGGACACCCCAGACGATAGAGCGTTTCAAGCGGCTTCCGCAGCAGCCTGGCTCCATGTCGCACATCTTGCAATATTTCGGCATGCTTCTTGACAAGGGTGCTCTGAACCAGCACGAAACCCTTGAGCTTGCTCAACCCGTGCTTGCCCAGAACCGGAAACAGCTCCTGGCGAAGTGGCTGGAAGAGAACAAGCTCGAGTGCTCCGAGCAACTTGGTGACATGGTCCGCCCGCATGATATGCCCATGGCCCTCAGCATCTACCTGAAGGGCAATGTGCCCAACAAGGTTGTCGCTGGCTTTGCCGAGTTGGGACAGTTTGATAAGATTCTCCCCTACTGCACTCAGACTGGCTATCAACCAGACTTTATTCAACTTTTGCACCACATCGTCCGCGTGAACCCAGAGAAGGGTGCCGAGTTCGCGACAGCACTTGCCAACAATGAAGGGGGCTCGCTTGTTGACCTCGAGCGCGTCGTGGATATCTTCCAATCGCAGGGCATGGTGCAGCAGGCTACCGCTTTCCTTCTCGATGCTCTCAAGGACAACAAGCCTGAGCAAGGCCATCTCCAGACCCGCCTCTTGGAGATGAACCTTCTCAATGCCCCCCAGGTTGCTGATGCTATCCTCGGCAACGACATGTTCTCCCACTTCGACAAGGCCCAGATTGCCAAGTTGTGCGAGCAAGCAGGATTGTTCCAAAAGGCTCTGGAGCTCTACGAGGACCCCGCAGCCATCAAGCGTGTTGTCGTAGGCATTGCCGGGGCGCCAAACTTCAACCCCGAGTGGTTGATTGAGTACTTCGGTCGCCTTTCCGTCGAGCAATCCATTGACTGCCTCGATGCTATGTTGAAGCACAATATCCGCCAAAACCTCCAGTCCGTTGTGCAGATTGCCACCAAGTATGCCGAGCTTCTCGGGCCCCAGCGTCTTATTGACCTGCTTGAGAAGTACAAAACCGCCGAAGGTCTTTACTACTTCCTTGGTAGCATTGTCAACGTTACCGATGATTCTGAGGTTGTCTTCAAGTACATCGAGGCTGCTACCAAGACGGGTCAGATCCGCGAGGTTGAGCGCATTTGCCGTGACAACAGCGTCTACAACCCAGAGAAGGTCAAGAACTTCTTGAAGGAGGCCAAGCTCAGCGAGATGCTTCCACTCATGGTGGTGTGCGATCGTTTCAACTTTGTACACGACTTGGTCCTCTACTTgtaccagcaccagcagttCAAGTCCATCGAGGTGTACGTGCAGCAAGTCAACCCTTCGAGGACTCCCGGTGTTATTGGCGGCTTGTTGGATGTCGACTGCGATGAGaacatcatcaagaaccTTCTCAGCACAGTCAACCCAGTATCTATCCCCATCGATGAGCTTGTCCAGGAGGTCGAGACCCGCAACCGTCTCAAGTTGCTTCTTCCCTTCCTCGAGGCGACCCTGGCTGCTGGCAATCAGCAGCAGGCAGTGTTCAACGCTTTGGCCAAGATTTACATCGACTCCAACAACAATCCTGAGAAGTTCCTCAAGGAGAACGACCAGTACGACACCCTCACTGTCGGAAAGTACTGCGAGAAGCGCGATCCCAACCTCGCCTACATTGCCTATAGCAAGGGCCAGAACGACCTTGAGctcgtcaacatcaccaacgagAACGCCATGTACAAGGCCCAGGCCAGGTACCTGCTTGAGCGTGGTGATAATGACCTCTGGATGTTCGTTCTCAGCGagaacaacctccaccgccgttcCGTGGTCGACCAAGTCATCTCGACCGCTGTTCCCGAGTCGACGGATCCCGCCAAGGTTTCTCTTGCGGTTCAATGTTTCCTGAGCGCTGATCTTCCAGCTGAGCTCATTGAGCTGCTCGAGAAGATTGTCTTGGAGCCATCACCCTTCAGTGACAACCCGAACTTGCAGAATTTGCTCATGTTCACTGCTGCCAAGGCTGACAAGGCCCGCGTGATGGATTACATCCATCGTCTTGACAACTTCTCCGCGGATGAGATTTCTAATGTCTGCATTGAGGTTGGTCTGTTCGAGGAAGCCTTCGAGGTTTTCAAGAAGATCGACAACAAGGAGGCGGCTGTCAACGTACTCGTTGAGCATGTGGTTAGCATCGATCGTGCTCAGGCTTatgccgaggaggtcgaCATCCCTCAGGTTTGGAGCAGAGTCGCCAAGGCTCAGCTTGACGGTCTCCGTGTCAGCGACTCGATCGAGTCTTATATCAAGGCGGAGGACCCCAAGAACTACGAGGAAGTTATTGAGATCGCTGTGGCTGCTGGCAAGAATGAGGAGCTCATCAAGTACCTGCGCATGGCCCGCAAGACCCTTCGCGAGTCTGCCATTGATACTGCTCTTGCCTTTTGCTATGCTCGCCTTGATCAActtgccgagctcgaggactTCCTGCGGGCTACTAATGTCGCCAACATTGAAGAATCCGGAGACAAGGCTTACGCCGAGGGCTTCTtcgaggcggccaagatcTTCTATACCAGCATTTCCAACTGGGCGAAGTTGGCCACCACATTGGTACATCTTGAGGATTACCAAGCTGCTGTTGACTGCGCGCGCAaggccaacaacatcaaggtCTGGAGAGAAGTCCATGAGGCTTGCGTTGGCAAGAAGGAGTTCCGTCTGGCCCAGATCTGCGGTCTCAACCTTATCGTTGATGCTGAGCAGCTTCAGGCTTTGGTTAAGCAGTATGAGCGTGAGGGTTACTTTGACGAGCTCATCAGTCTTCTTGAGCAAGGTCTTGGCTTGGAGCGTGCCCACATGGGTATGTTCACCGAGCTTGGCATTGCCCTTTCCAAGTACCACCCTGAGCGGTTGATGGAGCACCTCAAGCTCTTCTGGAGCAGAATGAACCTGCCCAAAATGATCCGTGCTTGCGAGGAGGCCAACCTCTGGCCTGAGCTGGTCTTCTGCTACTACCACTATGATGAATTCGACAACGCTGCTCTTGCGGTTATGGAGCGGCCGGAAAACTCCTGGGAGCACCAGCAGTTCAAGGAGATCACCGTCAAGGTTGCCAACCTTGAGATCTACTACAAGGCCATCAACTTTTACCTTGAGCAGCATCCTTCGCTCCTTACCGACCTTCTCCAGGTCCTCACTCCTCGCATCGATGTCAACCGTGTTGTCCGCATGTTCCAGAAGTCCGACAACTTGCCTCTGATCAAGCCATTCTTGCTCAACGTTCAGTCGCAGAACAAGCGCACTGTTAACGATGCCATCAACGATCTTCtgatcgaggaggaggactacAAGACTCTCCGCGACTCTGTCGAGAACTACGACAACTATGATGCTGTCGAGCTCGCCGGCCGCCTCGAGAAGCACgatctcgtcttcttccGCCAAATTGCCGCTAACATCTACCGCAAGAATAAGCGTTGGGAGAAGTCGATCAACCTGTCCAAGCAGGACAAGTTGTGGAAGGATGCCATTGAGACTGCTGCCATCTCTGGCAAGGCCGATGTTGTCGAGGAGCTTCTCCGTTAT TTCGTCGACATTGGCAACAGGGAGTGCTACGTCGGCATGCTTTATGCCTGCTACGACCTCATCCGCCCTGATCTTATCCTGGAGCTCTCTTGGCGCCACGGCCTCCATGACTTCACTATGCCGTACATGatcaacctcctctgccAGCAAACCAAGGAGTTGGCCGCCCTCAAGGCTGACAACGAGGCTcgcaaggccaaggaggctgcCGAGAAGACCGAGGATGACAACACCCCCATCCTGGGCATGAACCGCCTCATGATCACCGCTGGTCCCGCTCAAGGCCGGGCCTCTCCCGCGTCTTTTGGCGGACAAACCAACGGATTTGCGCCCCAACCTACCGGTTTCGGATTCTAG